The nucleotide window GCAGGACTGGCATCCGTCGGGGCACGTCTCGTTTGCGGAGAATCACCCCGGCAGCCAGCCGTTCGAGACAATCGCGCTGCCCTACGGCGACCAAGTCCTGTGGCCGGTGCATTGCGTGCAGGACACGCGTGGTGCTGCGTTGCACGACGGTCTGCACATTCCGCAGGCGCAGGCGATCGTGCGCAAGGGCTATCACGTGGGTGTGGACAGCTATTCCGCTTTTCTGGAAGCGGATCGCAAGACACCGACGGGACTCGCCGGTTATTTGCGTGACAAGGGCGTCCGGCGAGTGCACTGTGTCGGC belongs to Pandoraea norimbergensis and includes:
- the pncA gene encoding bifunctional nicotinamidase/pyrazinamidase, which gives rise to MKPMDEVLLVIDVQYDFMPGGALAVPHGDEVVPAINALAGGFSHVVLTQDWHPSGHVSFAENHPGSQPFETIALPYGDQVLWPVHCVQDTRGAALHDGLHIPQAQAIVRKGYHVGVDSYSAFLEADRKTPTGLAGYLRDKGVRRVHCVGLATDFCVAWSALDAKAAGFDVCLIEHACRAIDLNGSLAKAWAALAEAGVRRE